A window of Candidatus Methylomirabilota bacterium contains these coding sequences:
- a CDS encoding SDR family oxidoreductase encodes MDLKDRVALVAGGTGLLGTAIARALAGAGADIAITYLERKDAARETCAVVEALGRRAWSVALDQTKAEAIAPAVEAVKKHFGKIDILVNNAAWNISIPFPDLESLDAAVWDRLFATNLRGPYLLARAAAPHLKASGSGRIVNIASVAGLNPGGSSIAYATSKAGLIHLTRCLAVALAPQVSVNCVAPGFMEGTRMSSRLRPEMAEGARQRAVLKRAASVEDVADQVLAFCRSDSVTGQVLNIDAGVFFH; translated from the coding sequence ATGGACCTCAAGGATCGCGTAGCGCTCGTTGCCGGCGGCACCGGTCTTCTCGGGACGGCGATCGCCCGTGCCCTTGCCGGGGCAGGGGCTGACATCGCCATCACCTATCTCGAGCGTAAGGATGCGGCGCGTGAGACCTGCGCGGTCGTTGAAGCCCTCGGGCGGCGGGCGTGGAGCGTGGCGCTCGACCAGACGAAGGCCGAGGCCATTGCCCCCGCGGTGGAGGCGGTCAAGAAGCACTTCGGCAAGATCGACATCCTCGTCAACAACGCGGCCTGGAACATCAGCATTCCGTTCCCGGACCTCGAGTCCCTCGACGCCGCCGTCTGGGACCGCCTCTTTGCCACCAACCTGCGCGGGCCGTACCTGCTGGCGCGGGCGGCCGCGCCGCATCTCAAGGCGAGCGGGTCAGGCCGCATCGTGAACATCGCCTCGGTGGCAGGGTTGAATCCTGGCGGGAGCAGCATCGCGTACGCGACGAGCAAGGCGGGGCTGATTCACCTGACTCGGTGCCTCGCGGTGGCGCTGGCGCCGCAGGTGAGCGTGAACTGCGTCGCCCCCGGCTTCATGGAGGGGACCCGGATGTCCTCGCGGCTCCGACCCGAGATGGCTGAAGGAGCGCGGCAGCGTGCCGTCCTCAAGCGCGCGGCGAGCGTCGAGGACGTGGCCGATCAGGTGCTCGCGTTCTGCAGGTCGGACAGCGTCACGGGCCAGGTGCTGAACATCGACGCCGGCGTTTTCTTCCATTAA